From Anopheles arabiensis isolate DONGOLA chromosome 3, AaraD3, whole genome shotgun sequence, a single genomic window includes:
- the LOC120900052 gene encoding uncharacterized protein DDB_G0293534-like, producing MSSSKETPIIEEQRRLSQNGVLNTGFIHPQPPQHTPSDSSSLQQTLQLLQQQLAQQQQQMAQQQQLLSQLVQQQQQQQQPPTPDLQFVPKPSNPELILEALAGNISEFRYDPEAGVTFESWYTRYVD from the coding sequence ATGTCCAGTTCAAAAGAGACGCCAATCATCGAGGAGCAACGTCGTCTCTCACAAAATGGGGTCCTGAACACAGGATTCATTCACCCTCAGCCACCGCAGCACACGCCATCGGATTCATCGTCGCTGCAGCAAACGCTGCAGCTTTTACAACAGCAATtggcccaacagcagcagcaaatggcacagcaacagcaactgtTATCACAGCtcgtgcaacaacaacagcagcagcagcagccaccgaCCCCCGATCTGCAATTTGTGCCAAAACCGAGCAACCCAGAGTTGATACTGGAAGCCCTTGCCGGTAATATTAGTGAGTTCCGGTACGATCCAGAAGCGGGAGTAACCTTTGAATCATGGTACACGCGGTATGTAGATTAG
- the LOC120901063 gene encoding uncharacterized protein LOC120901063 encodes MDSLVKAVEAAVPDLSYLQACTEQLTTIAAAFERRHASLLETGDEVQWEEEEKRYDEFEQRRIELTVLLKRREAEMCVSNTKALEYAVPNADAQDPRVSNPKSKVRLPEIPLPNFDGALESWPTFRDAFNSMIDGHPGLSDVNKLIYLKRVASKEAAQVIDVVETKKVLVRRYLDDLFAISPSKRESYESYTILLNGFERTIKMVEKVGVCTNGMGNSSSK; translated from the exons ATGGATTCCCTCGTGAAAGCAGTGGAAGCTGCAGTTCCTGATTTGTCATACCTGCAAGCGTGTACGGAGCAATTAACGACAATTGCGGCCGCCTTCGAGAGAAGGCACGCTTCGTTGCTGGAGACGGGCGACGAAGTGCAGTGGGAGGAAGAAGAGAAGCGGTATGATGAGTTCGAGCAACGTCGCATCGAGCTAACGGTATTGCTGAAGCGGCGTGAAGCAGAGATGTGTGTGTCTAACACGAAAGCGCTGGAGTATGCGGTGCCTAATGCGGATGCGCAGGATCCAAGAGTGTCGAACCCCAAATCGAAAGTGCGTTTACCGGAAATTCCGTTACCTAATTTCGATGGTGCGCTAGAATCGTGGCCAACGTTTCGTGATGCATTTAATAGCATGATTGATGGGCATCCTGGATTATCGgatgtaaataaattaatttatctaAAACGAGTGGCTTCCAAAGAAGCAGCACAGGTGATCGACGTAGTAGAAACTAAAAAAGTGTTAGTGCGGCGCTATCTGGATGATCTTTTCGCCATTTCTCCCTCAAAACGTGAAAGTTACGAAAGTTACACCATTTTGCTAAACGGTTTCGAGCGAACGATCAAAATGGTGGAGAAGGTTGGTGTCTGTACGAATG GAATGGGAAACTCATCATCGAAGTAG
- the LOC120900048 gene encoding uncharacterized protein K02A2.6-like isoform X1: protein MRNLRYQLDKLLLAGSVFQWTPECQKAFDQFKPLLSTELLLTHDPTRDIVVSADASSVGLGATLCHKYPGGSLKVVQHASRALSKAEIGYSQIDKEGLAIIFAVTKFHRMIYGRHFTLQTDHRPLVRIFGSKKGIPTYTANRLQRFALILQLYNMDIEYVATGSFGNADVLSRLIHHHTKPEAEYVIASLELENDLRSVAINALSSFPLCFRDVKTATQTDPLLRKVHKYVQDGWPHDVSFGADLAWNHNRKESLSTVEACILFGERVVIPEKLRSRCLLQLHKGHPGMQRMKAIARSYLYWPMIDDDLVSYVASCGSCLPAAKAPPRATPVTWPTPSGAWRRVHVDYAGPLEGYYLLVVVDAFSKWPEIYKTTSTTTSATISMLRNIFARFGMPETLVSDNGPQFTSALFAEFCNSSGIEHITTAPFHPQSNGQVERFVDTLKRALRKIQSDETSLDEALELFLMTFRSTPNAQLSQQKSPAEEMFGRPIRTALELLQPPSSHSLSPFSFISVRRFSTWRTRFYKIFL from the coding sequence ATGCGAAACTTGCGCTACCAACTGGATAAGTTGCTGCTAGCCGGAAGTGTGTTCCAGTGGACACCCGAATGTCAGAAAGCTTTCGACCAATTTAAACCCCTCTTGTCCACGGAGCTCTTGCTCACACACGATCCAACGCGCGACATAGTTGTGTCCGCCGATGCATCATCAGTTGGCTTAGGAGCAACGCTATGCCACAAGTACCCAGGAGGATCCCTAAAAGTGGTACAACACGCATCCAGAGCACTCAGCAAGGCGGAGATTGGTTATAGCCAAATCGACAAAGAAGGACTGGCAATAATTTTCGCTGTAACCAAATTTCATCGCATGATATACGGTCGTCATTTCACACTGCAGACCGACCACCGACCATTGGTACGCATATTTGGCAGTAAGAAAGGAATTCCGACATACACAGCAAACCGACTGCAGAGGTTTGCACTTATTCTTCAGCTGTATAACATGGACATCGAGTATGTAGCAACAGGCTCATTTGGAAACGCCGATGTGTTATCTCGGCTCATACATCATCACACCAAACCTGAAGCTGAATACGTCATCGCCAGCCTGGAGTTAGAAAACGACTTAAGGTCAGTTGCCATTAATGCGCTTAGCTCATTTCCTTTATGTTTTAGAGACGTTAAGACAGCTACGCAGACTGACCCCTTGCTCCGGAAAGTCCATAAGTACGTGCAGGACGGATGGCCGCATGATGTTTCCTTCGGAGCAGATTTGGCATGGAACCACAATAGGAAAGAATCGCTCTCAACCGTTGAGGCGTGTATACTTTTCGGGGAGAGAGTGGTCATCCCGGAGAAACTGCGTTCCCGTtgtttgctgcagctgcacaaGGGTCATCCGGGGATGCAGAGAATGAAGGCGATTGCGAGAAGCTACCTGTATTGGCCAATGATCGACGACGATCTTGTGAGCTACGTGGCATCTTGTGGATCCTGTTTGCCGGCCGCTAAAGCACCCCCTCGAGCAACACCAGTTACATGGCCAACACCATCGGGCGCCTGGCGTAGAGTACACGTGGACTATGCTGGGCCACTGGAAGGGTATTACCTTTTAGTCGTGGTTGACGCTTTCTCCAAGTGGCCTGAAATCTACAAGACTACGAGTACAACAACATCTGCCACCATCTCCATGTTACGGAACATTTTTGCTCGCTTCGGTATGCCTGAAACATTAGTTAGCGACAACGGTCCGCAATTTACCAGCGCCTTGTTTGCGGAGTTTTGCAACAGCAGCGGGATCGAGCACATCACCACAGCACCGTTCCATCCGCAATCAAATGGACAGGTGGAGCGGTTCGTCGATACACTGAAACGAGCACTGCGGAAGATCCAGAGCGACGAAACGTCCCTTGATGAGGCTCTGGAATTGTTTCTCATGACGTTCCGATCGACACCAAACGCGCAGTTGAGCCAGCAGAAATCTCCAGCTGAGGAAATGTTCGGCCGCCCCATCAGGACAGCACTGGAGCTGTTGCAGCCCCCATCATCACACTCACTATCTCCTTTCTCATTTATTTCAGTGCGAAGGTTTTCAACCTGGCGGACTCGTTTCTACAAAATCTTTCTATAG
- the LOC120900050 gene encoding uncharacterized protein LOC120900050 — protein sequence MVLQALPSAKETAPHAHTNHGRQKWKQACATVNVIEKKCTFCNRENHSAFKCDTFRNLPVNQRYDKVKEKGLCINCLAPDHRVRECTSCTCRVCKLKHHTMLHRTPIESSSTVAASVPESTVTTSTRATSFIEPNNTVMLTPTANQLVPTTSILLPTVLLTVVASNGNKMIARALLDGGAQVNLITERLVQGLRAQRLRDHLAIGAVARAT from the exons ATGGTCCTACAAGCTTTGCCCAGTGCAAAGGAAACTGCCcctcacgcacacactaacCACGGTCGACAAAAATGGAAGCAAGCGTGTGCAACCGTAAACGTAATAGAAAAGAAATGTACATTCTGCAACCGAGAGAACCATTCCGCCTTTAAGTGTGACACCTTTCGAAACCTGCCTGTAAATCAACGGTACGACAAAGTGAAAGAGAAAGGACTTTGCATAAATTGCTTGGCACCAGACCATCGCGTACGAGAATGCACCTCCTGCACGTGTCGTGTGTGTAAGCTGAAGCATCACACTATGTTACATCGGACGCCGATTGAATCATCGTCTACAGTTGCCGCGAGTGTTCCAGAGAGTACGGTGACAACATCAACGAGAGCGACATCTTTCATCGAACCGAACAATACGGTGATGCTGACCCCGACCGCGAACCAACTGGTGCCTACAACATCTATATTGTTGCCAACTGTCCTGCTAACTGTCGTCGCATcgaatggcaacaaaatgatCGCACGCGCATTACTGGATGGAGGAGCGCAAGTGAATCTCATCACCGAACGTTTAGTGCAAGGTTTACGAGCACAAAGGCTACGAGATCATCTCGCAATTGGAGCA GTTGCACGTGCTACCTGA